In one window of Brachyhypopomus gauderio isolate BG-103 unplaced genomic scaffold, BGAUD_0.2 sc65, whole genome shotgun sequence DNA:
- the rimbp2b gene encoding RIMS-binding protein 2, which produces MQHPVKQCCLHWRCAPNAKETSKNREEQAVLHAQAKTNSQACQSLASELQNVLQGKPLLNPTLLTNTWNIPENAQVKHDYDWLQQALCSVTVERDCALWERTQLQGKLENLEQVLQHMREAAERRQQLELEHEQALAVLSAKQQEIDLLQKAQVEAKKEHEGAVHLLENHLDSMQVKVRELEERCRSQSQQFNMLSKELEKFRLQTSKFDFLSSSHLSGVDSPSSPTKSHTLSQLLNGLATTPAGKGGDDSLGKSVMSELIRPLQMSGGEKAELLSVKPSFLSRNTPSSPRQTYLSEVRPVMPTTAMDKELPLSPQAKPRFSGKGRLCVARYNYNPYDGPNEHPEAELPLVAGKYLYVYGTMDEDGFYEGELLDGQQGLVPSNFVDFVKEEDVTSVLLSERLKEPSSPSSLPSSAVSTLSTLLSEKLDVLSSSTGTATSSTSGVSSLGTSLGSGLGSSHGTSLGSDLGSSLRTGLGTDLGFSHGTNLGTNLGTSLGSDLVSGLRTSLGTDLGSSLGTGLGTGLGSDLGSGLRTILGTDLGSSLRSSLGTSLGTDLGSSLRSSLGTSLGTSLGSSLGKGFGSGLGLGLGTDLRTDLGSGLGTDLGLGLGKGLGTDLGSGLGSGHTMGIGSSIGSSLGTGSGSGPGTGSGSGLGTGIGSSLGSSIGTGPGTSPGSGLGTGSGTGIGSGLGLSIGSGLGTGLGSSLGTILGSGLGSGLGSGIGTGIGSLLGSSLRTGLGADLGLSHGTNIGTSLGSSLGTSLGSDLVSGLRTSLGSVLGSGIGSGLSDGLGSCSTISGLAALNIGINEIGDDIVPYPRNITLIKQLAKSVIVCWEPPLVAPGWGSVNGYNVLVDQEVRMTVPFGAHAKSLIEKLNLASCTHRISVQSVTERGNSDPLRCTLLVGRDVVVAPYYLRVENVTQASAELSWMPSNSNYSHAIFLNDNEYDVVKPGSYRYRFSNLNPMTVYKVRVVARPHQVPWQLPLEQREKKEISVEFCTQPAGPPFPPQDVQVQCDQSPGVLQVRWKPPLLTPSGMSNGAHVIGYVVCTKGQKIAEVMFPTAEYVTVELNRIQGLEAREVIVRTISAQGESQDSNTAVIPSNLLVPPPLSQPPPPPPPHPQPFTQNYAPAHPQPHHQQPVPHTVPPPPTHPPPPVLQAPPPHSQPQTHLHPPPSPHLASKHQLLPSARDPHAKEAEPGRQQGQPWETCLLQPPPTPGGHSLEPPHIEGRRSPSPQRILPQPQGAPIPNTVAHAMARQAAQRSSPNDRMDRRNIFSMRPFLNSDEEEDSYDSHARRRGPSVDEFLRGSELGRHHYHYSHNEDYYTESSRGSDLSDIMEEDEEELYSEMQLEEGRHRNINSHNTLKAYYRRQDVAEERDTWDLQREVVRQRPSRCHKRLHSIPEVAEEDPDTAGVEVAGQRPRFEDARSGVALRTARACQPPDCVSPSKCARRLQRQRSSPRYTSLEDGAPPAGPGWSGGRQTTKSPDSGLDCGSEEEGSLGLRVGHHYGGGGPLRVGSGPGARLIHSEGPAERRALAAGRKRALTRQCSVEEDLLEAGRDSYRTYYRPRYDYYHHHHQLLHHPQRRFRSESRLSEVGRNCSWDIRAHSVARLNRALDEPLFLGNSPAMGRSDRLDHSGLRMSHGCPPPQRRPMMVPSIEITMENNSEGSEVNLSPVKDDFFGSVAGRKKWPPHRSERGDDGYGGRDMRSPEYCQLGLDGFARLFVALFDYDPISMSPNPDATVEELPFKEGQIIKVFGEKDTDGFYRAEICGRRGLIPCNMVSEIETEDSEMMDQLLRQGFLPLNTPVEKIVHCDRFRDGRSLNRRSRKSKRERNLRSGRQHPMSTRRMVALYDYDPRESSPNVDVEAELTFCAGDVITVFGEIDEDGFYYGELNGHKGLVPSNFLEEVPDDVEVYLTEPHMRHLQDHPSRIKTKRVPVDKAGGGSR; this is translated from the exons TGGAGCATGAACAGGCCCTGGCCGTCCTCAGTGCCAAGCAGCAGGAGATCGATCTTCTGCAGAAG GCCCAGGTCGAGGCCAAGAAGGAACATGAAGGTGCCGTTCATTTATTAGAG AATCACTTGGACAGCATGCAG gtgaaggtgagggagctggaggagaggtgCCGCTCACAGAGTCAGCAGTTTAACATGCTCTCCAAGGAGCTGGAGAAGTTCAGGCTGCAGACCAGCAAGTTTGACTTCCTGAGCTCCAGCCACCTGTCCGGGGTAGACTCTCCCAGCTCGCCCACCAAAAGCCACACCCTCTCCCAGCTCCTCAATGGCCTGGCCACCACACCTGCAGGGAAGG gtggtgacGACTCTCTGGGTAAGTCTGTGATGTCAGAGCTCATTCGGCCTCTGCAGATGAGCGGAGGGGAGAAGGCGGAGCTCCTGTCAGTCAAACCCAGCTTCCTGTCAAGGAACACGCCCTCCAGCCCACGCCAAACCTACCTCTCTGAGGTCCGGCCCGTCATGCCCACTACTGCT ATGGACAAAGAGCTGCCCCTGTCTCCCCAGGCTAAGCCCAGGTTCAGTGGGAAAGGGCGTCTGTGTGTTGCTCGTTATAA TTATAACCCGTACGATGGCCCCAATGAGCATCCTGAGGCAGAGCTCCCCCTGGTGGCTGGGAAGTATCTATACGTGTATGGCACCATGGATGAGGATGGTTTCTATGAAG GAGAGCTGCTGGATGGGCAACAGGGCCTCGTCCCCTCCAACTTCGTGGACTTTGTCAAGGAGGAGGATGTGACGTCAGTCTTGCTGTCGGAGCGTCTAAAGGAGCCGTCTAGCCCCTCCTCCCTTCCCAGCAGCGCCGTGAGCACGCTCAGTACGCTGCTCTCTGAGAAGCTGGATGTGCTGAGCTCCTCCACGGGTACGGCCACCAGCAGCACCAGTGGTGTCAGTAGCCTTGGGACCAGCCTCGGGTCGGGCCTTGGGTCAAGCCATGGGACAAGCCTTGGGTCAGATCTTGGGTCGAGCCTCAGGACTGGCCTCGGGACAGACCTCGGGTTCAGCCATGGGACCAACCTTGGGACCAACCTCGGGACCAGCCTTGGGTCAGACCTTGTGTCAGGCCTCAGGACCAGCCTCGGGACAGACCTCGGGTCGAGCCTCGGAACTGGCCTCGGGACGGGCCTTGGGTCAGACCTCGGGTCGGGCCTCAGGACCATCCTCGGGACGGATCTTGGGTCCAGCCTCAGGTCGAGCCTTGGGACAAGCCTCGGGACAGATCTCGGGTCGAGTCTCAGGTCGAGCCTCGGGACGAGCCTTGGGACGAGTCTCGGGTCGAGCCTCGGGAAAGGCTTTGGATCAGGTCTCGGATTGGGCCTCGGGACGGACCTCAGGACAGACCTCGGGTCGGGCCTTGGGACGGACCTCGGGTTGGGCCTTGGGAAAGGCCTTGGGACAGACCTTGGGTCAGGCCTTGGGTCAGGCCACACAATGGGCATTGGGTCGAGCATCGGATCGAGCCTTGGGACAGGCTCTGGGTCGGGCCCTGGGACAGGCTCTGGGTCAGGCCTCGGGACAGGCATTGGGTCAAGCCTTGGGTCAAGCATAGGAACGGGCCCTGGGACGAGCCCCGGTTCGGGCCTTGGGACAGGCTCCGGCACAGGCATCGGGTCGGGTCTTGGGTTGAGCATTGGGTCAGGCCTTGGTACAGGCCTTGGCTCAAGCCTCGGTACAATTCTCGGGTCGGGCCTTGGATCGGGCCTTGGGTCGGGCATCGGGACAGGCATTGGGTCGCTCCTTGGGTCGAGCCTCAGGACTGGCCTCGGGGCAGACCTCGGGTTGAGCCATGGGACCAACATCGGGACGAGCCTCGGGTCGAGCCTCGGGACCAGCCTTGGGTCAGACCTCGTGTCAGGCCTCAGGACCAGCCTCGGGTCGGTCCTCGGGTCGGGCATCGGGTCGGGCCTCTCCGATGGGCTCGGCTCGTGCAGCACCATCTCCGGCTTGGCGGCGCTGAACATCGGCATCAATGAGATTGGAGACGACATAGTGCCTTACCCTCGCAACATCACCCTCATCAAGCAGCTGGCCAAAAGTGTGATCGTGTGCTGGGAGCCGCCCCTGGTGGCCCCTGGCTGGGGCTCCGTCAACGGCTACAACGTGCTGGTGGACCAGGAGGTGCGCATGACCGTGCCTTTCGGAGCCCATGCCAAGTCCCTGATCGAGAAGCTCAACCTGGCCTCCTGCACGCACCGCATCTCCGTGCAGAGCGTGACGGAGCGCGGCAACTCCGACCCTCTGCGTTGCACCCTGCTGGTGGGGAGGGATGTGGTGGTGGCTCCCTACTACCTGCGGGTGGAGAACGTCACTCAGGCCTCTGCCGAGCTCTCCTGGATGCCTAGCAACAGCAACTACAGCCATGCCATTTTCCTCAATGACAACGAGTACGATGTGGTCAAGCCAGGCAGTTACAGGTATCGCTTCTCCAACCTGAACCCCATGACGGTGTACAAGGTGCGGGTGGTGGCCCGGCCCCATCAGGTGCCTTGGCAACTTCCCCTGGAGCAGAGGGAGAAGAAGGAGATCTCGGTGGAGTTCTGCACGCAGCCCGCTG GCCCGCCTTTCCCTCCGCAAGACGTACAGGTGCAGTGTGACCAGTCTCCCGGCGTCCTGCAGGTGCGATGGAAGcctcctctcctcactcccAGTGGTATGTCCAACGGGGCACACGTGATTGGCTACGTGGTCTGCACCAAAGGCCAAAAG ATAGCAGAGGTGATGTTCCCTACAGCGGAGTACGTGACTGTGGAGTTAAACCGTATCCAGGGTCTGGAGGCACGGGAGGTCATTGTCCGTACTATCTCAGCTCAAGGCGAGTCTCAGGACTCCAACACAGCCGTCATTCCAAGCAATCTGTTGGtgcctccacctctctctcagcctcctccaccaccaccacctcatcCGCAACCCTTCACCCAGAACTACGCGCCAGCTCATCCCCAACCGCACCACCAGCAACCCGTACCGCACACGGTACCCCCGCCCCCAACCCACCCACCGCCCCCCGTCCTTCAGGCTCCGCCCCCGCACTCGCAACCGCagacccacctccaccccccgccCTCCCCACACCTCGCCTCCAAACACCAACTCCTACCAAGTGCCAGAGACCCCCACGCCAAAGAGGCGGAGCCAGGCAGACAGCAGGGCCAGCCCTGGGAGACATGCCTACTGCAGCCACCTCCCACCCCCGGGGGGCACAGCCTGGAGCCGCCCCACATAGAGGGCCGTCGCTCACCCTCGCCGCAACGGATCCTACCCCAACCTCAGGGAGCACCCATCCCCAACACGGTGGCCCACGCCATGGCCCGCCAGGCAGCCCAGAGGAGCAGCCCCAATGACAGG atGGACAGGAGGAACATCTTCAGCATGCGTCCATTCTTAAACTCTGACGAGGAAGAGGACAGCTATGATTCCCACGCTAGACGAAGAGGACCCTCGGTGGACGAGTTTCTGCGGGGCTCGGAGCTGGGCAGACAT cacTATCACTACAGCCACAATGAGGATTACTACACGGAGAGCAGCCGTGGCTCAGATCTCTCTGACATcatggaggaggatgaggaagagctgTATTCCGAGATGCAGCTAGAGGAAGGACGTCACCGCAACATcaactcacacaacacactcaag GCGTACTACAGACGGCAGGACGTGGCAGAGGAGCGGGACACCTGGGACCTGCAGCGGGAGGTGGTCAGGCAGAGGCCGTCCCGGTGCCACAAGCGTCTCCACAGCATCCCGGAGGTGGCGGAAGAGGACCCGGACACGGCGGGCGTGGAAGTGGCGGGCCAGCGACCCCGCTTCGAGGACGCCCGGTCGGGCGTGGCGCTCAGGACGGCCCGGGCATGCCAGCCGCCCGACTGCGTCTCCCCGAGCAAGTGTGCGCGTCGTCTGCAGAGACAGCGTTCCTCGCCCCGCTACACTTCCCTGGAGGACGGCGCCCCCCCCGCAGGCCCGGGCTGGAGCGGCGGCCGGCAGACCACCAAGAGCCCCGACAGCGGGCTGGACTGCGGGAGCGAGGAGGAGGGCTCCCTGGGGCTCCGCGTCGGCCACCACTACGGCGGGGGCGGACCCCTGAGAGTCGGATCGGGCCCCGGTGCCCGGCTCATCCACAGCGAGGGGCCGGCCGAACGCAGAGCCCTGGCCGCCGGCCGCAAGAGGGCGCTGACCCGGCAGTGCAGCGTGGAGGAGGACCTCCTGGAAGCCGGCAGGGATTCGTACCGCACCTACTACCGCCCTCGCTAcgactactaccaccaccaccatcagctCCTGCACCACCCACAGCGACGGTTCAGGAGCGAGAGCAGACTGTCAGAGGTTGGCAGGAACTGTAGCTGGGACATTAGGGCACACTCTGTGGCCAGACTCAACAGGGCTCTGGATGAACCTCTG TTTTTAGGAAATTCCCCTGCAATGGGACGCTCAGACCGACTGGACCATTCCGGCCTGAGGATGAGTCACGGCTGTCCACCCCCACAGAGAAGGCCCATGATGGTTCCTTCCATCG AGATCACCATGGAGAATaacagtgaggggagtgaggtgaACCTCTCACCTGTCAAGGACGATTTCTTTGGCAGTGTAGCGGGACGCAAGAAATGGCCGCCACACCGATCAGAGCGTGGAGATG ATGGTTACGGAGGACGGGACATGCGCTCTCCCGAGTACTGTCAGTTGGGACTGGATGGCTTCGCCCGTTTGTTTGTGGCCCTGTTTGACTACGATCCAATTTCCATGTCGCCCAACCCTGATGCCACAGTGGAAGAACTGCCTTTCAAAGAGGGTCAGATCATAAAG GTGTTTGGGGAGAAGGACACAGACGGTTTCTACAGGGCTGAGATCTGTGGTCGCAGAGGACTGATTCCCTGCAACATGGTCTCAGAGATTGAGACAGAAGACAGCGAGATGATGGATCAGCTGCTCAGACAGGGCTTCCTCCCTCTTAACACACCTGTCGAGAAAATAG TGCACTGTGATCGGTTCAGAGACGGACGCTCCTTAAACCGCAGATCTCGGAAGTCCAAGAGAG agaggaacctgaggaGTGGGCGTCAACACCCGATGTCCACACGTCGGATGGTGGCGCTGTACGACTACGACCCCAGGGAGAGCTCTCCTAACGTAGACGTGGAG GCAGAGCTGACCTTCTGTGCAGGGGATGTGATAACGGTATTTGGGGAGATAGATGAAGATGGATTTTATTAT GGAGAGTTGAACGGACACAAAGGCCTGGTGCCCTCAAACTTTCTGGAAGAAGTGCCTGATGATGTAGAGGTATACCTCACCGAGCCTCACATGCGTCACCTCCAGGACCACCCCAGCCGGATCAAGACCAAAAGG